The following coding sequences are from one Mycolicibacterium aichiense window:
- a CDS encoding NAD(P)/FAD-dependent oxidoreductase codes for MIGTYNLDEVVAKFRAEGRIAIVGASLAGLRAAEALRERGFNGSLTIIGDEPHEPYDRPPLSKQVLKGWVPADHTKLPRLRRVDADWKLGVAAVGLDRPNHVVTLANGEDVGYDRLLIATGTRARPWPNPAEGALRGVFTVRTVEDAAGLAAALKDRPKRVLIVGSGFVGSEIASVCRDLGLPVTVAERGKGPLRGALGGVISDIAAGMMRDAGVDLRTGVAVEGLSGDSTGHVRQAHFSDGAVLDVDVVVASLGSIRNVEWLDGAGLAAGQWGLACDAGCRAFDINGVVTDHIFVAGDVARAPHVLYGYEFLSQEHWDNAVYGAEVAANNMIHLEVGRRPHLPLPSFWSGQFGVNIKSVGVCSFGDEIVFTQGSPSERRFAAAYGKRGRIVGAVTFNHGKWLPYYASLIEKSAPFPPPPPGYDRPVDAEPMPARFPDPREPAGNPDVVLTGHDPTERSAQFRPRA; via the coding sequence ATGATCGGTACCTACAACCTGGACGAGGTGGTCGCGAAGTTCCGGGCCGAGGGCCGCATCGCGATCGTGGGTGCTTCGCTGGCGGGACTGCGTGCGGCAGAGGCGTTGCGGGAGAGAGGGTTCAACGGTTCGCTGACCATCATCGGTGACGAACCGCACGAACCCTACGATCGGCCGCCGCTGTCGAAACAGGTACTCAAGGGCTGGGTTCCGGCCGACCACACCAAGCTCCCGCGACTGCGCCGGGTGGATGCCGACTGGAAGCTGGGCGTCGCGGCGGTCGGCCTGGACCGGCCCAACCACGTGGTCACACTGGCCAACGGCGAGGACGTCGGCTACGACCGGCTGCTGATCGCTACCGGAACCCGGGCGCGCCCCTGGCCCAACCCCGCCGAGGGCGCCCTGCGGGGGGTCTTCACCGTGCGCACCGTAGAGGACGCCGCCGGTCTGGCCGCTGCCTTGAAGGACCGCCCCAAGCGGGTTCTGATCGTCGGCTCGGGATTCGTCGGATCCGAAATCGCCTCGGTCTGCCGTGATCTCGGCCTACCCGTCACGGTGGCCGAGCGGGGCAAGGGCCCGTTGCGGGGTGCGCTGGGCGGAGTCATCAGCGACATCGCCGCCGGCATGATGCGCGACGCCGGCGTCGACCTGCGCACCGGCGTCGCGGTGGAAGGCCTGTCCGGCGACAGCACCGGACACGTTCGGCAAGCGCACTTTTCCGACGGCGCGGTTCTCGACGTCGACGTCGTGGTGGCCTCGCTCGGCTCCATCCGCAACGTGGAGTGGCTCGACGGAGCGGGCCTGGCCGCCGGTCAGTGGGGGCTGGCGTGCGACGCCGGGTGCCGGGCCTTCGACATCAACGGTGTGGTGACCGACCACATCTTCGTCGCCGGCGACGTCGCACGCGCACCGCACGTGCTCTACGGCTACGAGTTCCTGTCCCAGGAGCATTGGGACAACGCCGTCTACGGCGCGGAAGTTGCCGCCAACAACATGATTCACCTCGAGGTCGGCCGCAGGCCGCACCTGCCGCTGCCCTCGTTCTGGTCGGGCCAGTTCGGGGTGAACATCAAGAGCGTCGGGGTGTGCTCGTTCGGCGACGAGATCGTGTTCACCCAGGGTTCGCCGTCGGAGCGCCGATTCGCGGCCGCGTACGGCAAGCGTGGCCGGATCGTCGGCGCGGTCACCTTCAATCACGGCAAGTGGTTGCCGTATTACGCCTCGTTGATCGAGAAGTCCGCACCGTTCCCTCCCCCGCCGCCCGGCTACGACCGGCCGGTGGATGCCGAACCGATGCCGGCCCGCTTCCCTGATCCGCGTGAGCCCGCGGGCAATCCCGATGTGGTGCTGACCGGACATGACCCCACCGAACGAAGCGCCCAGTTCCGTCCGCGGGCATAA
- a CDS encoding ferredoxin yields MRLVVDLNKCQGYAQCVPLAPEVLELVGEEALTYDPNPDDSQRQRVLRAAASCPVQAIILEVDPPADRETP; encoded by the coding sequence ATGCGGTTGGTGGTCGATCTCAACAAGTGCCAGGGCTACGCGCAGTGTGTGCCGCTGGCGCCTGAGGTTCTCGAGCTGGTCGGGGAAGAGGCCTTGACCTACGACCCCAACCCGGACGATTCGCAACGTCAGCGGGTGTTGCGGGCGGCGGCGTCCTGCCCGGTTCAGGCGATCATCCTCGAAGTGGATCCGCCCGCCGATCGCGAGACGCCATGA
- a CDS encoding epoxide hydrolase family protein yields the protein MTDVRPFRIAVSDDVVADLRDRLKRTRWPEQECVDDWSQGIPLAYTRELADYWAHDYDWRRREAALNRFDQYITEIDGLDLHFIHQRSSNPDALPLIITHGWPGSVVEFTKVIEPLTEDFHVVCPSLPGYGFSGKPTTTGWGIEKIATTWDALMATLGYQSYVAQGGDWGAAVTTQIGRNGGNCIAIHTNMPMAFPSGALTNPTDEEKDALAAGEYYAKWDSGYSKQQSTRPQTLGYGLADSPVGQLAWIVEKFWAWTDCDGHPENALTRDEILDNVTLYWVNNAAASSARLYWESFRSFGAQGRVEVPTGIARFPKEIMRPPRSWCENTYNITRWTDMPRGGHFGAFEQPELFVDDVRAFFAGVR from the coding sequence GTGACCGACGTCCGGCCCTTTCGGATCGCGGTATCCGACGACGTCGTGGCGGACCTGCGGGACCGGCTGAAGCGCACACGCTGGCCCGAGCAGGAATGCGTCGACGACTGGAGCCAGGGCATTCCGCTGGCCTACACCCGCGAGCTGGCCGACTACTGGGCCCACGACTACGACTGGCGCCGGCGGGAGGCCGCGCTCAACCGGTTCGACCAGTACATCACCGAAATCGACGGGCTGGACCTTCATTTCATTCATCAGCGGTCGTCGAATCCCGATGCGCTGCCGCTGATCATCACGCACGGCTGGCCCGGCTCAGTGGTCGAATTCACCAAGGTGATCGAACCGCTGACCGAGGACTTCCATGTCGTGTGCCCGTCCCTGCCGGGCTACGGGTTTTCGGGCAAGCCGACCACGACCGGCTGGGGTATCGAGAAGATCGCCACGACGTGGGACGCGTTGATGGCGACGTTGGGCTATCAGAGCTATGTCGCGCAGGGCGGCGACTGGGGTGCGGCGGTGACCACGCAGATCGGCCGCAACGGCGGAAACTGCATTGCCATCCACACCAACATGCCGATGGCCTTCCCGAGCGGTGCGCTGACCAACCCCACCGACGAGGAGAAGGACGCACTGGCGGCGGGGGAGTATTACGCGAAGTGGGATTCCGGCTACTCCAAGCAGCAGTCCACCCGCCCGCAGACGCTCGGCTACGGGTTGGCGGATTCGCCCGTCGGGCAGCTGGCGTGGATCGTCGAGAAGTTCTGGGCGTGGACGGACTGCGACGGGCATCCCGAGAACGCACTCACCAGAGACGAGATCCTGGACAACGTGACGCTGTACTGGGTGAACAACGCCGCGGCGTCGTCCGCCCGGCTGTATTGGGAGAGCTTCCGGTCCTTCGGTGCGCAGGGCAGAGTCGAGGTGCCCACCGGGATCGCGCGGTTCCCGAAGGAGATCATGCGACCCCCGCGCAGCTGGTGTGAGAACACCTACAACATCACCCGCTGGACCGACATGCCGCGCGGCGGGCACTTCGGCGCCTTCGAGCAACCCGAGCTTTTCGTCGACGATGTGCGGGCGTTCTTCGCAGGAGTGCGCTGA
- a CDS encoding TetR/AcrR family transcriptional regulator: MPESPARRRLSPEDRRSELLALGAEVFGQRPYDEVRIDEIAERAGVSRALMYHYFPDKRAFFAAVVRAETERLFEATNTLAAQGETLFERLRAGVVAYIRYDEQHPHGAWAAYIGMGRTDPVLRGIDDTDNERQMQRIMAAITDVVQGDLDSKVERDLRAIVYAWLAFTFELCRQRVLDPSIDADHLADSGAHALLDAIVRVPGIPATLAEAADRR, translated from the coding sequence ATGCCGGAATCACCCGCCCGCCGCCGTCTGTCCCCCGAGGACCGGCGCAGCGAACTGCTCGCATTGGGCGCCGAGGTGTTCGGCCAGCGTCCGTACGACGAGGTCCGCATCGACGAGATAGCCGAGCGTGCCGGAGTCTCGCGCGCACTGATGTACCACTACTTTCCCGACAAACGCGCGTTCTTCGCCGCGGTGGTGCGGGCCGAGACGGAGCGACTGTTCGAGGCCACCAACACCCTGGCCGCCCAGGGTGAGACCCTCTTCGAGCGGTTGCGGGCCGGCGTCGTGGCCTACATCCGCTACGACGAGCAGCATCCGCACGGTGCGTGGGCGGCCTACATCGGGATGGGACGCACCGACCCGGTCCTGCGCGGTATCGACGACACCGACAACGAGCGGCAGATGCAACGGATCATGGCCGCGATCACCGACGTGGTCCAGGGCGATCTGGACTCCAAGGTCGAGCGTGACCTGCGGGCGATCGTCTATGCGTGGCTGGCGTTCACCTTCGAACTGTGCCGCCAGCGTGTCCTCGATCCGTCGATCGACGCCGACCATCTCGCGGATTCCGGCGCCCACGCACTGCTCGACGCGATCGTGCGGGTACCGGGCATCCCGGCGACGCTGGCCGAGGCGGCCGACCGCCGCTGA
- a CDS encoding ester cyclase, with amino-acid sequence MISDDMRRRRLDVIREHMDTEVTKEFDRTLATFNGHPRYEIVPTKQVFDGDDEVMTYYRTTRTAFPDQRHENASFHVTDDGVIVEFDLLGTNLGEFYGLPPTGKAFRVPVIAVFSFDGDRITNERIYFDAATLVNQIGRSELLSLLAG; translated from the coding sequence ATGATCAGCGACGATATGCGTCGGCGTCGGCTCGACGTCATCAGAGAACACATGGACACAGAGGTGACCAAGGAATTCGACCGCACCCTGGCAACCTTCAACGGACACCCGCGCTACGAGATCGTCCCGACCAAACAGGTCTTCGACGGCGACGACGAAGTGATGACCTACTACCGCACGACGCGCACCGCGTTCCCCGACCAGCGCCACGAGAACGCCAGCTTCCACGTCACCGACGACGGCGTGATCGTCGAGTTCGACCTGCTGGGAACGAATCTCGGTGAGTTCTACGGGCTGCCGCCGACGGGCAAGGCCTTCCGGGTGCCGGTGATCGCGGTGTTCTCCTTCGACGGCGACCGCATCACCAACGAACGGATCTACTTCGACGCCGCCACCCTGGTCAACCAGATCGGCCGCAGCGAGCTGCTCAGCCTGCTGGCCGGCTAG
- a CDS encoding aldehyde dehydrogenase family protein, with amino-acid sequence MSTTTATSLPTAEELRASVRAALDTIGAEVDLAEPGGPGMPASTPVTGEVLFTHPETTPQQTQTAIAEAAQAFTSWRTTPAPVRGQLVARLGELLREHKADVATLVTVEAGKITSEALGEVQEMIDICDFAVGLSRQLYGRTIASERPGHRLMENWHPLGVVGVITAFNFPVAVWAWNTAVALVCGDTVVWKPSELTPLTAIACQALLERAATDVGAPAHLSRLVLGGREVGEALVDDPRVALVSATGSVRMGRQVGPRVAERFGRVLLELGGNNAAVVTPSAELDLAVRGIVFSAAGTAGQRCTTLRRLIAHTSVADTLVERITAAYRSLPIGDPAAEGTLVGPLIHETAYRDMVRALEQARTDGGEVIGGERVHVGGEATEAFYVTPAVVRMPAQTEIVHNETFAPILYVLTYDTLDEAIELNNAVPQGLSSAIFTTDVREAERFLAADGSDCGIANVNIGTSGAEIGGAFGGEKQTGGGRESGSDSWKAYMRRATNTVNYSSELPLAQGVHFG; translated from the coding sequence ATGAGCACCACCACCGCCACATCGCTGCCCACCGCCGAGGAATTGCGCGCATCCGTGCGCGCCGCCCTCGACACCATCGGCGCAGAGGTGGATCTCGCCGAGCCAGGTGGACCCGGCATGCCTGCGAGCACACCGGTGACCGGCGAGGTCTTGTTCACTCATCCCGAGACCACACCCCAGCAGACCCAGACTGCGATCGCCGAAGCGGCGCAAGCATTTACGTCGTGGCGCACCACGCCTGCCCCGGTCCGCGGTCAGCTGGTCGCGCGGCTCGGCGAGCTGTTGCGCGAGCACAAGGCGGACGTGGCCACCCTGGTGACCGTCGAGGCGGGAAAGATCACCTCCGAAGCCCTCGGCGAGGTCCAGGAGATGATCGATATCTGCGACTTCGCCGTAGGGCTGTCCCGTCAGCTGTACGGGCGGACCATCGCTTCCGAACGCCCGGGGCACCGGCTGATGGAGAACTGGCATCCGCTCGGCGTGGTCGGGGTGATCACCGCGTTCAACTTCCCGGTGGCGGTGTGGGCGTGGAACACCGCGGTGGCGCTGGTGTGCGGCGACACCGTGGTGTGGAAGCCTTCCGAGCTCACCCCGTTGACAGCGATCGCCTGCCAGGCGCTCCTCGAGCGCGCCGCCACCGATGTCGGAGCGCCGGCCCATCTGAGCCGGCTGGTGCTCGGTGGCCGCGAGGTCGGCGAGGCACTGGTCGACGACCCCCGGGTGGCACTGGTCTCGGCGACCGGTTCGGTGCGGATGGGCAGGCAGGTCGGTCCGCGGGTCGCCGAACGCTTCGGCCGGGTGCTGTTGGAGCTCGGCGGCAACAACGCTGCCGTCGTAACCCCTTCCGCAGAACTGGATTTGGCCGTGCGGGGCATCGTGTTCTCCGCGGCCGGCACCGCCGGACAACGGTGCACGACGTTGCGCAGGCTCATCGCGCACACCTCGGTGGCCGACACCCTCGTCGAGCGGATCACGGCGGCCTATCGCAGCCTCCCGATCGGAGACCCGGCGGCCGAGGGGACGCTTGTCGGCCCGCTGATCCATGAGACCGCCTACCGGGACATGGTCCGCGCGCTGGAGCAGGCACGCACCGACGGCGGCGAGGTCATCGGCGGTGAGCGGGTGCACGTCGGCGGTGAGGCGACGGAGGCGTTCTACGTCACGCCTGCGGTGGTGCGGATGCCCGCCCAGACCGAGATCGTGCACAACGAGACGTTCGCGCCGATCCTCTACGTGCTGACCTACGACACCCTCGATGAGGCGATCGAGCTCAACAACGCTGTTCCGCAGGGACTCTCGTCGGCCATCTTCACCACCGACGTACGCGAGGCCGAACGTTTCCTGGCCGCCGACGGTTCGGACTGCGGGATCGCCAACGTGAACATCGGAACCTCGGGCGCCGAGATCGGCGGGGCGTTCGGCGGCGAGAAGCAGACCGGCGGCGGTCGCGAGTCGGGATCGGATTCGTGGAAGGCCTACATGCGCCGCGCCACCAACACCGTCAACTACTCCTCGGAGCTACCCCTGGCCCAGGGCGTGCACTTCGGCTAG
- a CDS encoding VOC family protein codes for MSHVEIWQLRARFAAALSAMYGAEVPAYTTLVEVSEAVNRDYAARHPHAQRLGSIERVTAERHGAIRVGTPAELTDVADLFGAFGMYPVGYYDLREAASPVPVVSTAFRPLDACELARNPFRVFTSMLATRDGRFFGADLRRRVDEFLDRRQLFDPQLIADARRIAAAGGCPEGAAEDFVARAVAAFALSREPVDRGWYAELTAVSAVAADIAGVPTTHINHLTPRVLDIDDLYRRMSERGIAMIDAIQGPPHWEGPPVLLRQTSFRALAEPRRFRESDGTVTEGTLRVRFGEVEARGVALTRKGRERYDAAMANTDPAAVWGDYFPNSDDEMASAGLAYYHRGDPEAPVVYEDFLPASAAGIFRSNLDADTEAAAVADESGYDLDWMAGTIGRPIHDPYDLYDATAQEAPA; via the coding sequence GTGAGTCATGTCGAAATCTGGCAGCTGCGAGCACGCTTCGCCGCGGCACTGTCGGCGATGTACGGCGCCGAAGTCCCTGCCTACACAACGCTGGTCGAGGTCAGCGAGGCCGTCAACCGTGATTACGCCGCCCGGCATCCGCACGCCCAGCGGCTCGGATCCATCGAGCGCGTCACCGCCGAACGCCACGGCGCGATCCGCGTCGGCACCCCGGCCGAATTGACCGACGTCGCAGACCTTTTCGGGGCATTTGGGATGTATCCGGTGGGCTACTACGACCTGCGCGAGGCGGCATCACCCGTGCCGGTGGTGTCCACGGCATTTCGCCCGCTGGACGCGTGCGAGCTGGCGCGCAACCCGTTTCGGGTGTTCACCTCCATGTTGGCGACCCGCGACGGCAGATTCTTCGGCGCCGACCTGCGCCGCCGCGTCGACGAATTCCTGGACCGGCGCCAATTGTTCGATCCGCAACTGATCGCCGATGCCCGCCGCATCGCGGCCGCAGGCGGCTGCCCGGAGGGTGCGGCCGAGGATTTCGTGGCGCGTGCGGTGGCGGCGTTCGCGCTGTCGCGCGAGCCGGTCGACCGGGGCTGGTACGCCGAACTCACCGCCGTCTCGGCCGTCGCCGCCGACATCGCCGGGGTGCCCACCACCCACATCAATCATCTGACGCCGCGGGTGCTCGACATCGACGACCTGTACCGCCGGATGAGCGAGCGCGGGATCGCGATGATTGACGCCATTCAGGGACCGCCCCACTGGGAAGGTCCTCCAGTACTGTTGCGGCAGACATCATTTCGCGCGCTGGCCGAGCCGCGCCGGTTCCGTGAATCCGACGGCACCGTTACCGAAGGCACGCTGCGGGTGCGATTCGGTGAGGTGGAGGCCCGCGGTGTGGCGCTGACCCGCAAGGGCCGCGAACGGTACGACGCCGCGATGGCCAACACGGATCCGGCCGCGGTGTGGGGTGACTACTTCCCCAATTCCGACGACGAGATGGCCTCCGCGGGCCTGGCCTACTACCACCGCGGGGACCCCGAAGCGCCGGTGGTCTACGAGGACTTCCTGCCGGCCTCAGCCGCCGGGATCTTCCGGTCCAATCTCGACGCCGATACCGAAGCCGCCGCGGTGGCAGACGAATCCGGTTACGACCTCGACTGGATGGCCGGCACGATCGGCCGCCCCATCCACGACCCCTACGACCTGTACGACGCGACCGCCCAGGAGGCCCCCGCATGA
- a CDS encoding Lrp/AsnC family transcriptional regulator, producing MAESADAAHGLDEVDRTLVRELVADGRATLAELAAATGLSVSAVQSRVRRLESRGVVTGYSARVNPDAFGPMLSAFVAITPLDPSQPDDAPARLEHIAEIEACYSVAGEESYVLFVRVASPPALEVLLQQIRTAANVRTRSTVILNTFYSHRVSLPK from the coding sequence ATGGCGGAGAGCGCGGACGCGGCACACGGTCTCGACGAGGTGGACCGCACGCTGGTTCGCGAGCTCGTCGCCGACGGCAGGGCAACGCTGGCCGAGCTGGCCGCGGCCACCGGCCTGTCGGTGTCGGCGGTCCAGTCGCGGGTGCGTCGGCTGGAGTCCCGCGGGGTGGTCACCGGGTACAGCGCCCGGGTGAATCCCGACGCGTTCGGCCCCATGCTGTCGGCGTTCGTGGCGATCACCCCTCTCGATCCTTCCCAACCCGATGATGCCCCCGCGCGGCTGGAACACATCGCCGAAATCGAGGCGTGCTATTCGGTGGCCGGCGAGGAGAGCTATGTCCTGTTCGTGCGCGTCGCGTCGCCGCCCGCGCTGGAGGTCCTGCTGCAACAGATCCGTACCGCCGCGAACGTACGCACCCGAAGCACCGTCATTTTAAACACATTTTACAGTCATCGGGTCTCACTGCCGAAATAG
- the lat gene encoding L-lysine 6-transaminase, which yields MTELLSRDDLDVVDPGNVRTVLARSILADGLDLVLDLDRSSGSWLVDARDGSEYLDMFTFFASSALGMNHPALADDAAFRAELARAAINKPSNSDVYTVPMARFVDTFSRVLGDPALPHLFFVDGGALAVENALKVAFDWKSRHNEARGIDPALGTRVLHLRRAFHGRSGYTLSLTNTDPIKVARFPKFDWPRIDAPYVRPGADMDAVEAESLRQARAAFEAHPHDIACFIVEPIQGEGGDRHFRPQFLAAMRSMCDTYDALMIADEVQTGCGITGTAWAYQQLGFTPDVVAFGKKTQVCGIMAGRRVDDVADNVFTVSSRINSTWGGNLVDMVRSRRILEVIEADGLFARAADMGAYLLAGLEDLARQLPEVGEVRGRGLMCAFSLPTPERRDAVLAALWTRGVIMLGSGADSVRFRPALTVSRAEIDRALAALREVLRAAV from the coding sequence ATGACGGAACTCTTGTCGCGCGATGACCTCGATGTCGTCGACCCTGGAAATGTCCGTACGGTTCTGGCCCGCAGCATCCTGGCCGACGGTCTGGACCTGGTGCTGGATTTGGACCGGTCGTCTGGCTCGTGGCTCGTCGATGCGCGCGATGGCAGCGAGTACCTCGACATGTTCACGTTCTTCGCGTCGTCGGCGCTGGGTATGAATCACCCTGCACTGGCCGACGACGCGGCGTTTCGCGCCGAGTTGGCGCGGGCCGCGATCAACAAGCCGTCCAACTCCGACGTGTACACCGTCCCGATGGCGCGCTTCGTCGACACGTTCTCCCGCGTGCTGGGTGATCCCGCCCTGCCGCACCTGTTCTTCGTCGACGGCGGGGCACTGGCGGTGGAGAACGCGCTGAAGGTGGCGTTCGACTGGAAGAGCCGGCACAACGAGGCGCGGGGGATCGATCCCGCGCTCGGCACCCGAGTCCTGCACCTGCGGCGCGCCTTTCACGGTCGCAGCGGCTACACCCTGTCGCTGACCAACACCGATCCGATCAAGGTGGCGCGGTTCCCCAAGTTCGACTGGCCGCGCATCGACGCCCCGTACGTGCGTCCCGGTGCCGACATGGATGCCGTGGAGGCGGAGTCGCTGCGACAGGCCCGCGCGGCCTTTGAGGCGCATCCGCATGACATCGCCTGCTTCATCGTCGAGCCGATCCAGGGCGAGGGCGGCGACCGGCACTTCCGGCCGCAGTTCCTGGCCGCGATGCGCAGCATGTGCGACACCTACGACGCGCTGATGATCGCCGACGAAGTGCAGACCGGATGTGGGATCACCGGCACAGCGTGGGCCTATCAGCAACTCGGCTTCACCCCGGACGTCGTCGCGTTCGGCAAGAAGACCCAGGTGTGCGGGATCATGGCCGGTAGACGAGTCGACGACGTCGCCGACAACGTCTTCACCGTCAGTTCCCGGATCAACTCGACGTGGGGCGGCAACCTCGTCGACATGGTCCGTTCGCGGCGGATTCTGGAAGTCATCGAAGCCGACGGTCTGTTCGCGCGGGCCGCCGACATGGGTGCCTATCTGCTTGCCGGGCTCGAGGATCTCGCCAGGCAGCTGCCGGAGGTCGGCGAGGTGCGCGGGCGCGGATTGATGTGCGCGTTCAGTCTTCCCACTCCCGAGCGCCGAGATGCCGTGCTGGCCGCACTCTGGACGCGCGGTGTGATCATGCTCGGCAGCGGCGCAGACAGTGTCCGGTTCCGCCCGGCACTGACGGTGTCACGCGCCGAGATCGACCGCGCGCTGGCCGCCCTCAGAGAGGTATTGCGCGCGGCGGTCTAG
- a CDS encoding sensor domain-containing protein, whose amino-acid sequence MRLAAIFGVAAVLLAGCAQTVAGSAVSNPAQGITPLRAGDTDQVLIGPAQLYDIIGVKLQTDADQTRPIPGSSAVPACSALDAAGMAAFLGDNSLGMHVMLFTDGDKHDHVVAEAVAIYADAAAAAAQFATGTKNAKACDGQRALSSGGDAAWKFTVPDINADTVRWSKQQIGIPFDWTCYAEARLRNNAIVQAMACQGDDGGQVAVTTMTDRMSASVWELSGH is encoded by the coding sequence ATGCGGCTGGCTGCAATTTTCGGCGTGGCGGCGGTGCTGCTCGCCGGGTGCGCGCAGACCGTTGCGGGCAGCGCGGTGTCCAACCCCGCCCAGGGCATCACGCCGCTGCGTGCCGGTGACACGGACCAGGTGCTCATCGGACCGGCGCAGCTGTACGACATCATCGGCGTCAAACTGCAGACCGATGCCGACCAGACCCGGCCCATTCCGGGATCCTCGGCCGTCCCCGCGTGTTCGGCGCTCGACGCGGCCGGGATGGCCGCGTTCCTCGGCGACAACTCGCTGGGAATGCATGTGATGTTGTTCACCGATGGCGACAAGCACGACCATGTCGTCGCCGAGGCGGTCGCGATCTATGCCGACGCGGCCGCGGCGGCGGCGCAGTTCGCCACCGGAACCAAGAACGCGAAGGCGTGCGACGGTCAGCGCGCGCTGAGCAGCGGCGGAGATGCCGCGTGGAAGTTCACTGTGCCCGACATCAATGCCGACACCGTGCGCTGGAGCAAGCAACAGATCGGCATCCCGTTCGACTGGACGTGCTACGCGGAGGCGCGACTGCGCAACAACGCGATCGTCCAGGCGATGGCGTGTCAGGGTGACGACGGTGGCCAGGTTGCGGTGACCACGATGACCGACCGGATGTCGGCGAGCGTGTGGGAGCTGTCGGGCCACTGA
- a CDS encoding Rho termination factor N-terminal domain-containing protein translates to MSSASAARSDVDDIRFFRPSRSCAYEGWTVAELKKRAKQLGISGYSGLSKEKLISLIRSY, encoded by the coding sequence ATGTCGAGCGCCTCTGCGGCGAGATCGGATGTCGACGATATCCGTTTTTTCCGGCCCAGTCGGTCCTGCGCCTATGAAGGCTGGACCGTTGCCGAGCTCAAGAAAAGGGCCAAGCAACTTGGGATCTCGGGCTATTCGGGCTTGAGCAAGGAAAAACTGATCTCGCTCATCCGCAGTTATTGA